GCCGGCCTCGAAGCGGCGCGCATCGGGCAGCAGCGCGTAGTCGAAGCTCTCCAGCTCCGACTGATGCCCCGCGCCGCGCACCACGCTGTAGCGCCCGATCGCGGCCGGCGTCAGGCGCTCGGCCCACTCGGGCCGGACATAGAGCAGCCCCAGGCCGAACAGGCCCAGCAGGCCCTTGCTGGTCGAGGTGGCGAGCGCGTCGATGCCCTCGCGCTGCACGTCGAGGTCGAGCACGCCCGCCGACTGCACCGCATCGACCAGGAACAGCGCGCCATGCCGGCGGCAGGCGCGGCTGATCTGCTGCAGATCGGTCCGGTAGCCCGGGGTGAACGTCACCGACGACACGGTGGCGATGCGCGTGCGCGCGTCGATGGCCGCGGCAAAGGCGGCCTCGTCGATGCCGTCCCCGCGCGCCGGCACCATGCGCAGCTCGACGCCGCGCTGGCGCAGCGCCAGCCACAGGTAGACGTTGTTGGGATGCTCCAGCTCGGGGCACAACACCACGTTGTCGCCCGCCTCGAACGCCATCGCCGACGCCACCGCGTTCAGCCCTTCCGTCACGTTCTTGGTGAACGCGACATCGTTGCCCGAGGCCGCCCCGATGAGTCGCGCGAACTTGCCGCGCACCTGCTGCAGCGCGGCCTCGTTGTCGGAGGATTTGTCGTCCGTGCCCTGCCAGGTCAGCCCGATCGACGCCAGCGCCGCCGCATGCGCGGCATCGGACAGGACCGACTTGGAGCCGATGTTGAGGTAGGTCTGGCGCAGGGCGGCGGGAAACTGCCGGCGCGCCGATTCAAAATCCACGGGGTAGCGCGCGTCCCCCACAAGGCCCGTCGGTGCCTCGGTCATTTGATCAGGCCCATGCTCTTGGCCACGGCCAGGTAGCCCTTGGAACGCTCGGCCATGAAGGCATCGATGCCGGCCGGTGCAACATCCACCAGCTCGAAGCCGGCGGCCGCCATCTTCTGCTGGTACTCCGGCTCGCGGTTGATTTCGGCAAACAGGGCCGCCAGCTTGCGCTGCATCTCCACTGGCGTGTTCCGGGGCACGGCCACGCCGCGGTAAGCACCATCCACCCAGTCGATGCCGAGTTCCTTGAAGGTCGGCACGCCGGGCAGCCTCGGGTGCCGCGCCGGCATGGCCACGGCCAGCACCCGCACCTTGTCCTTGAGCTGGAAGGCCGCGGTGGTGTAGCTCATCATGGCCTGGATGTGGCTGCCCAGCAGCATGGGGTTCAGATCGCCCGAGCCCTTGAACGGCACGTAGGTGGTGCTGATGCCGGTGATCTGGTTGAGGCGGGCGGCGGCCAGGTGGTTGGCCGAATTGGTTCCGGTGCCGCCGATCATGAGCGTGCCCGGACGCTCCTTGGCCGCGCGCACCAGGTCCTGCAGCGTCTTGTACGGGCTGTCCGCCGGGACGATCAGGGCGTCGGGGGTGTAGGTGTAGAAATAGACCGACTTGATGTCCTCGGTCTTGTACTGCACCTGGCCTTCGAGCGGCTGCAGCACGATGTGCGGCAGGTTCACGCTGACCACGTTGTAGCCATCGGCCGGCAGGCTGTTGATCTGGCCCCAGGCCAGGCCCCCGCCGGCGCCGGCCTTGTTGAGGATGACCATGTCCTTGCCATGCAGGCGGCGCAGGGCGTCCTGCTGGAACCGCGCCACCACGTCGGACTCACCCCCGGCCGGGAACGGCACCGTGTACTGCAGCGCCTTTTCAGGGAATTGCTGGGCCATGGCCACCGAGCTCAACAGACTCAGGGCCAGCGCAGGCAGGGACTTGAACAGTTTCATAGACACCTTTGCAAAGTTGCATTCAAAGAAGAAAAACAATATTGTTGTATTCAATATTTTGGCAAATAAAGGCATTTTTGGCAATTTATTGTATTCAATAATTTCAGAGAAAAGAGCCAAGCCGCTAAACTGGCAGTCCGACCGAGTCCCCCACCCCACCCGTTCATGCCCCCCGACAACGACACCGACACGGCGCTCGCGCCACGCTGGTCCACCTCGCGCAAGGCGCTCCACACCTTTGCCCTGGAGCGGCTGCGGCAGATGATTTTTTCGGGCGAGCTGGCGCCCGGCGAGCGCCTCAATGAAACCAGCCTCACGGAGCAGCTGAAGATTTCACGCACGCCGCTGCGGGAAGCCTTCCGGTCCCTGGCGGGCGAGGGCCTGATCGAGTTGCCGCCCAGCCGCGGCGCCTACGTCAAGGCCCTGTCGGAGACCGACATCCGCCACCTGTTCGATCTGGTCGCCGGGCTCGAGATGACGGCGGCCGACCTCGCCTCGCGGCGCGCCACCGACCAGGAGCTGTCGACCATCGTTGCGCTGACGCACTCTCTGGACAGCGCCTTCAAGCGCGGCGACCGGGCCCAGTACTTCGCGCTGAACCAGTGCATCCACGAGAGCCTGGTGCGCTATGCGCGCAACCCGCTGCTCGAAGAAAACTACAACAACCTCAATGCGCGGGTGCGGCGCGAGCGCTTTCGCTCGACCATGCACCTGGCGCGCTGGGGCGAGGCGATGGCCGAGCATCTGGCGCTGGCCAATGCCCTCACGGCCCGGGACCACGCGACGGTCCGCCAGATCATGTACGAGCACATGCTGTCCGGCTCCGAGATCAGCACCGAGATGCTGATCGCAGAACAGCAACCCCGGCCCGCGGACGAATGACGCAACGCGCGGCCGCGCGGCAAGGCGGCCGCTGCCCCTATACTGGGCACATGGTTGACGCCACCCTCTTCACCACCGCCTGCACCGCCCGTGCAGCGGCCCGGGGCGTCGCCAAAGCCAAAAAACCACAGCTCGTCTGACCGGGGCTGCGGTTCCGTCCTCAGATGAGCGATGGAACCGATCTGCCCTGTCCCCTGCCCGGCCCTCCTCGCGCATCCGCACGACGGTTCTTTCACCGGTCGTTGTTCGAAAGGATTGATGCGTGTCTTCTACCTCCACCGATTTCTCCGGCCTGTGGGTTCCCCTGGTCACCCCGTTTCGCGGCGGCGCCGTGGACCACGCGGCGCTGCACCGGCTGGCGCAGCACCTGCGCTCGCAGGGCGTTGCGGGCTTCGTCGTCTGCGGCTCGACCGGCGAGGCCGCGGCGCTCGACACGGCCGAGCAGCTCGGCGCGCTCGACACCGTGCTCGACGCCACGCCAGGCCTGCCCGTGGTGATGGGCGCCAGCGGCTACCACCTCGCCGAGATGCGGGCCTGGGTCCGCACGCTGGCCTCGCGCCCGCTGGCCGGCCTGCTGATGCCGGCGCCCGGCTACGTCCGCCCCTCGCAGGCGGGCCTGCTCGACTGGTTCGGCGCGCTGGCCGATGCCAGCCCGGTGCCGCTGATCGTCTACGACATCCCCTACCGCACGGGCGTCGCGATCCAGCGCGACACGCTGCTGGCGCTGGCGAGCCACCCGAACATCCGCGCCGTCAAGGACTGCGGCGGCGATGCGGCCAAGACGCTGGCCCTGATCGCCGACGGGCGGCTGCAGGTGCTGGCGGGCGAAGACCTGCAGATCTTCAGCACGGTGGCGCAGGGCGGCGCCGGCGCCATCGCGGCCAGCGCCCACCTGCAGACGGCGCAGTTCGCCGCGGTGCTGGCCGCGCTGGCGCAAGGCGAGCTGGCGCAGGCGCGGGCGCTCTGGCGGCCGCTGGTGCCGCTGATCGAGGCGCTGTTCGCCGAGCCGAATCCGGCGCCGCTCAAGGCCGTGCTGGCCGGCCAGGGCTGGCTGTGCGATGAATTGCGCGCGCCGATGACGCCGGCCACGCCGATGCTGCGCGAGCGCCTGCAGGCGCTGGCCGTCAGCCGCCCGTGACGGGCGGGAAGAACGCCACTTCGGCACCGTCGGCGAGCCCGGCCGACTCGTCGGCCATGGCCTGGTCGAGCGCCATGCGCACCGCCTTGCCGCGCGCCAGGCTGGCGGCATGGGCGCCGCCGCGCGCGACCAGTTCGTCGCGCAGGGCCGCCAGCGTGGCGGCCTGCGTCTCCAGCGTCTCGCCGGGCCGGCCGACGGCCTCGCGGATCGAGGCGAAATAGCGCACCGTGATCCTTTTCATCGGCGGAGCTTGGAGGCCATGGCTCATGCCAGCAGCTCCGCGAATGCAATGAAGCGCACCGTGTCGCCGGGTGCGATGGTCTGGCCGGGCGGGTTGTCGACCACGCCGTCGCCCCAGACCGTCGAGGTCAGCACGCCCGAGCTCTGGTTCGCAAACAGCTCGAGCTCGCCCTCGGCGTTGCGCCGCACGCGCAGGAACTCGCGGCGCTTGTCGGCACGCGGCCAGCTGAAATGGGCCGGCATCGCCTGGGACCGCGGCAGCAGCTCGCGCGCGCCCTGCAGCTTCAGCAGGAACGGCCGCACCAGCAGCAGGAAGGTGACGAAGCTCGACACCGGGTTGCCCGGCAGGCCGATGAAATGCGCGGTGCCGACCCGGCCATAGGCGAACGGCTTGCCGGGCTTGATGGCGATCTGCCACAGGTCGAGCGAGCCGAGCGACTGCACGGCCGGCTTGATGTGGTCTTCCTCGCCGACCGAGACGCCGCCGCTGGTGAGGATCAGGTCGTGGCCGCGCGCCGCGCCGCGCAGCGCTTCGACGGTGGCCGCGCGGTCGTCGGGCACGATGCCCAGGTCCGTCACCTCGCAGCCCAGGCGCCGCAGCAACGCGCGCAGGAAGAAGCGGTTGGAGTTGTAGATGGCACCGGGCTTCATGGCCTCGGGCGGCACCTCGCCGGGCATCACCAGCTCGTCGCCGGTGGAGAACAGCGCCACCCGCGGGCGCCGGCTCACGCGCAGCGAATCCAGGCCGATACTGGCCGCAAGTCCAAGCGCAGCGGGCGTGAGGCGCTCTCCTTTTGAGAGCACCACGGTGCCCTGCGCCACATCCTCGCCGGCGCGGCGGATCCATTGCCCGGCCGGCGGAACGGCCAGCAGGCGCACCTGCGACTCGCCCACCGCCTCGGTGTCCTCCTGCATCACGACGGCGTCGGCGCCGGGCGGGAGCGGCGCGCCGGTGAAGATGCGCGCCGCGGTGCCGGGCTCCAGCGCATGGCCCGACGCGCCCGCCGGGATGCGCTGCGTCACGCGCAGCACGGCGCCCGCGCGGGCCGCATCGGCGCAGCGCACGGCATAGCCGTCCATCGAGCTGTTGTCCTGCGGCGGCACGTGCAGCGCGGAGACGGCGTTCTCGGCCAGCACGCGGCCGTCGGCCTCGAACACGGACACGGTGTCGTCGCCGGCCAGCGGCGCGGCATGGCCCAGCAGGTCGGCCAGGGCCTCGTCAAGCGGCTTGAGCGGTGCGCGCGGAGCGTTCATGCGGATATCCCGGGGTGGTAGACAAAGCGCCCGCCATTGTCGATCAACCAGGCGGCCAGGGCGTCGGCGTCGTTCAAATCCAGCACCGGCCGCAAGGTGGGCTCGGGCAGGCGTTCGGGCGAATCGGTGGCAATGGCCACGATGAAGTCGTCATCGGCGTAGCGGTGCGGCTGGCCGGCGGCGGCACGCCAGACCTCGACCTTGGGCAGGTCGCTGTCCTTGAAGCCCTCTACCAGCACCCAGTCCACGCCGTCGTAGAGCTCGGCGATCAGCTGGTGCACCGAGAGCTGCGCCGGCTGCTCGAACTCGCGCATCAGCGCCAGGCGGCGGCTCGACGCCACCACCACCTCGAAAGCACCGGCCTCGCGGTGCCGCCAGGTGTCCTTGCCCGGCTGGTCGATGTCGAAGCTGTGGTG
This Variovorax terrae DNA region includes the following protein-coding sequences:
- a CDS encoding aminotransferase class V-fold PLP-dependent enzyme, with the protein product MTEAPTGLVGDARYPVDFESARRQFPAALRQTYLNIGSKSVLSDAAHAAALASIGLTWQGTDDKSSDNEAALQQVRGKFARLIGAASGNDVAFTKNVTEGLNAVASAMAFEAGDNVVLCPELEHPNNVYLWLALRQRGVELRMVPARGDGIDEAAFAAAIDARTRIATVSSVTFTPGYRTDLQQISRACRRHGALFLVDAVQSAGVLDLDVQREGIDALATSTSKGLLGLFGLGLLYVRPEWAERLTPAAIGRYSVVRGAGHQSELESFDYALLPDARRFEAGNYNWPGVAALDASLSGLLALGIARIDAHACGLAAELREALGHAGLPVCRAPGRDRETHLVTVGHMGQGDGYSSSDPVLNAFAARLREAGVKFNVRRGLLRFGFHCYSDAEDVRTVLGALRG
- a CDS encoding tripartite tricarboxylate transporter substrate binding protein, with the translated sequence MKLFKSLPALALSLLSSVAMAQQFPEKALQYTVPFPAGGESDVVARFQQDALRRLHGKDMVILNKAGAGGGLAWGQINSLPADGYNVVSVNLPHIVLQPLEGQVQYKTEDIKSVYFYTYTPDALIVPADSPYKTLQDLVRAAKERPGTLMIGGTGTNSANHLAAARLNQITGISTTYVPFKGSGDLNPMLLGSHIQAMMSYTTAAFQLKDKVRVLAVAMPARHPRLPGVPTFKELGIDWVDGAYRGVAVPRNTPVEMQRKLAALFAEINREPEYQQKMAAAGFELVDVAPAGIDAFMAERSKGYLAVAKSMGLIK
- a CDS encoding GntR family transcriptional regulator yields the protein MPPDNDTDTALAPRWSTSRKALHTFALERLRQMIFSGELAPGERLNETSLTEQLKISRTPLREAFRSLAGEGLIELPPSRGAYVKALSETDIRHLFDLVAGLEMTAADLASRRATDQELSTIVALTHSLDSAFKRGDRAQYFALNQCIHESLVRYARNPLLEENYNNLNARVRRERFRSTMHLARWGEAMAEHLALANALTARDHATVRQIMYEHMLSGSEISTEMLIAEQQPRPADE
- the dapA gene encoding 4-hydroxy-tetrahydrodipicolinate synthase, with amino-acid sequence MSSTSTDFSGLWVPLVTPFRGGAVDHAALHRLAQHLRSQGVAGFVVCGSTGEAAALDTAEQLGALDTVLDATPGLPVVMGASGYHLAEMRAWVRTLASRPLAGLLMPAPGYVRPSQAGLLDWFGALADASPVPLIVYDIPYRTGVAIQRDTLLALASHPNIRAVKDCGGDAAKTLALIADGRLQVLAGEDLQIFSTVAQGGAGAIAASAHLQTAQFAAVLAALAQGELAQARALWRPLVPLIEALFAEPNPAPLKAVLAGQGWLCDELRAPMTPATPMLRERLQALAVSRP
- the moaD gene encoding molybdopterin converting factor subunit 1 translates to MKRITVRYFASIREAVGRPGETLETQAATLAALRDELVARGGAHAASLARGKAVRMALDQAMADESAGLADGAEVAFFPPVTGG
- the glp gene encoding gephyrin-like molybdotransferase Glp, coding for MNAPRAPLKPLDEALADLLGHAAPLAGDDTVSVFEADGRVLAENAVSALHVPPQDNSSMDGYAVRCADAARAGAVLRVTQRIPAGASGHALEPGTAARIFTGAPLPPGADAVVMQEDTEAVGESQVRLLAVPPAGQWIRRAGEDVAQGTVVLSKGERLTPAALGLAASIGLDSLRVSRRPRVALFSTGDELVMPGEVPPEAMKPGAIYNSNRFFLRALLRRLGCEVTDLGIVPDDRAATVEALRGAARGHDLILTSGGVSVGEEDHIKPAVQSLGSLDLWQIAIKPGKPFAYGRVGTAHFIGLPGNPVSSFVTFLLLVRPFLLKLQGARELLPRSQAMPAHFSWPRADKRREFLRVRRNAEGELELFANQSSGVLTSTVWGDGVVDNPPGQTIAPGDTVRFIAFAELLA
- the mobB gene encoding molybdopterin-guanine dinucleotide biosynthesis protein B yields the protein MNVVGFAGYSGSGKTTLVERLIPALKARGQRVSVVKHAHHSFDIDQPGKDTWRHREAGAFEVVVASSRRLALMREFEQPAQLSVHQLIAELYDGVDWVLVEGFKDSDLPKVEVWRAAAGQPHRYADDDFIVAIATDSPERLPEPTLRPVLDLNDADALAAWLIDNGGRFVYHPGISA